In one window of Microtus pennsylvanicus isolate mMicPen1 chromosome 2, mMicPen1.hap1, whole genome shotgun sequence DNA:
- the LOC142845013 gene encoding olfactory receptor 4F15-like, with amino-acid sequence MNKTYYTEVAEFVFLGLSTSRPIQHFVLAFSMVLYIAIVLGNTLVVLTVTFDPHLHFPMYFLLGNLSFIDLCLSTLTVPKMISDLSSGHNTISFQGCVFQIFVLHVLGGSEMVLLIAMAWDRYVAICKPLHYLTIMSPRKCLLLLSGAWVIGFLHSVAQLAFVAHLSFCGPYKIDSFYCDLPRFIKLACKDTNRMEFMVAANSGIISIGTFFLLIVSYIVILFTVWKHSSGDLSKAFSTLSAHISVVILFFGPCIFVYMWPFPTVPVDKFLAILDFMITPILNPAIYTLRNEDMKVAMRRLSDQLLHFRKMS; translated from the coding sequence atgaataaaacatatTACACAGAGGTGGCTGAATTTGTGTTTCTGGGACTTTCAACATCTAGACCAATACAGCATTTCGTTCTTGCCTTCTCTATGGTATTGTACATAGCCATTGTGCTAGGAAACACCCTTGTTGTGCTTACAGTGACCTTTGACCCACATTTACATTTCCCTATGTACTTTCTTTTGGGCAACctctcatttattgatttatgtctTTCCACCTTAACTGTACCAAAAATGATTTCTGACCTCTCCTCTGGGCACAATACCATCTCATTTCAGGGTTGTGTCTTCCAGATATTTGTCCTTCATGTCCTGGGGGGATCTGAGATGGTGCTGCTGATAGCCATGGCCTGggacagatatgtggccatatgCAAGCCCCTCCACTACCTGACCATCATGAGCCCACGGAAATGCCTTTTGCTTCTTTCTGGTGCTTGGGTTATTGGTTTCCTGCATTCAGTGGCCCAATTAGCTTTTGTTGCTCATTTGAGTTTCTGTGGTCCTTATAAGATAGATAGTTTTTACTGTGACCTTCCTAGGTTTATCAAACTGGCCTGCAAGGACACCAACAGAATGGAGTTCATGGTTGCTGCCAACAGTGGCATCATTTCTATTGGCACCTTCTTCTTACTGATTGTTTCCTATATTGTTATCCTGTTCACTGTATGGAAACATTCATCAGGTGATTTATCCAAGGCCTTCTCTACACTTTCTGCTCACATCTCTGTGGTGATTTTGTTCTTTGGACCATGCATCTTCGTGTACATGTGGCCTTTTCCTACTGTCCCAGTGGATAAGTTTCTTGCTATTCTGGACTTCATGATTACTCCCATCCTGAACCCTGCCATTTACACACTGAGGAACGAAGACATGAAGGTGGCAATGAGGAGACTGAGCGATCAGCTCCTGCATTTTAGGAAAATGTCCTAA